In Quercus lobata isolate SW786 chromosome 12, ValleyOak3.0 Primary Assembly, whole genome shotgun sequence, a genomic segment contains:
- the LOC115971190 gene encoding urea-proton symporter DUR3-like, which yields MSQSQCPPLGFSSKYYHVSESGSCVRQSSFFEGKPVLGQGVGYSVILGFGAFFAFFTSFLVWLEKRYVGSRHTSEWFNTAGRNTKTGLIASVIVSQWTWAATILQSSNVAWEYGVSGPFWYASGATIQVLLFGVMAIEIKRKAPHAHTVCEIVKARWGTAAHIVFLAFCFLTNIIVTAMLLLGGSAVVNALTGVNIYAASFLIPLGVIVYTLAGGLKATFLASYIHSVIVHVVLVVFVYLVYTGSGELGSPSEIYNRLVEVASKSRICEQPVSHYGQSCGPVSGNYKGSYVTMLSSGGLVFGIINIIGNFGTVFVDNGYWVSAIAARPSSTHKGYLLGGLVWFAVPFSLATSLGLGALALDLPITESEASHGLVPPATAIALMGKGGSVLLLTMLFMAVTSAGSSELIAVSSLCTYDIYRTYINPEADGKKILKVSRAVVLTFGCFMGLLAVILNKAGVSLGWMYLAMGVLIGSAVLPIAFMLLWRRANAIGAILGAVSGCVLGIITWLSVTSIEYGRVNLDTTGRNAPMLAGNIVSILTGGAVHVVCSILWPQNYDWDTTKQITVVEKEMSELPAEEFNEEKLKRAKAWVVKWGIGFTIVIVVLWPLLSLPIGVFSKGYFTFWAVIAIAWGTIGSVVIIGLPLIESRKTIQRVFMGMFTNDRLMEKVEEMNIKLQTIILAIPDAENIYLLEKEKAKKKVATE from the exons GTATGGCTGGAGAAGCGTTATGTTGGGTCCCGCCATACATCTGAATGGTTCAACACTGCAGGGCGAAACACTAAGACAGGACTTATTGCTAGTGTGATTGTATCTCAG TGGACATGGGCTGCTACGATCTTGCAAAGTTCTAATGTAGCTTGGGAGTATGGTGTTAGTGGGCCTTTCTGGTATGCTAGTGGGGCTACCATTCAG GTGCTCTTGTTTGGTGTAATGGCTATAGAGATCAAAAGAAAGGCTCCTCATGCTCACACTGTTTGTGAAATTGTAAAAGCTCG TTGGGGGACAGCTGCGCACATTGTCTTCCTTGCCTTCTGCTTTTTGACAAATATTATTGTAACCGCCATGTTACTCCTTGGTGGATCAGCTGTTGTAAATGCACTTACTGGAGTGAACATTTATGCTGCTAGTTTTCTGATTCCACTTGGAGTAATTGTCTACACACTAGCTGGAGGGCTAAAAGCAACTTTTTTGGCTAGCTATATACATTCTGTTATAG TACACGTTGTTTTAGTTGTCTTTGTTTACCTGGTTTACACGGGGAGTGGTGAGCTTGGTAGTCCCAGTGAAATATATAACCGTCTGGTTGAGGTAGCAAGCAAATCAAGAATATGTGAGCAGCCAGTTTCCCATTATGGGCAATCTTGTGGTCCTGTTAGTGGGAATTACAAAGGATCTTACGTGACAATGTTGAGCTCAGGCGGGCTAGTTTTTGGGATTATTAACATTATTGGCAACTTTGGCACTGTGTTTGTTGACAAT ggATATTGGGTGAGTGCTATTGCTGCAAGACCTTCATCAACTCATAAGGGCTATTTGTTGGGTGGCCTGGTCTGGTTTGCAGTGCCATTCTCACTGGCAACATCACTGGGTTTGGGAGCACTGGCCCTTGATCTACCAATCACAGAAAGTGAGGCAAGCCATGGACTTGTTCCTCCAGCTACTGCTATAGCTTTGATGGGGAAAGGAGGATCTGTTCTTCTTCTTACTATGCTTTTCAT GGCAGTGACATCTGCTGGTTCTTCCGAGCTAATAGCTGTATCTTCTTTATGCACATATGATATTTATCGCACTTACATAAATCCAGAAGCAGATGGGAAGAAAATACTCAAAGTGTCGAGGGCTGTTGTCCTCACCTTTGGCTGTTTTATGGGATTGCTGGCAGTAATACTGAACAAGGCTGGAGTTTCTTTGGGTTGGATGTATCTTGCCATGGGAGTGCTGATTGGTTCAGCAGTTCTTCCAATTGCTTTTATGCTTCTGTGGAGAAGAGCAAATGCCATTGGTGCCATCCTTGGTGCAGTGAGTGGTTGTGTTCTTGGAATAATCACTTGGTTGTCAGTTACAAGCATTGAGTATGGCCGGGTAAATCTTGACACAACTGGTCGAAATGCACCAATGCTTGCTGGAAACATTGTCTCTATATTAACTGGAGGAGCTGTTCACGTTGTTTGTAGCATTTTGTGGCCTCAAAACTATGACTGGGATACTACTAAGCAGATCACAGTGGTTGAAAAGGAAATGAGTGAGCTGCCAGCAGAAGAGTTCAATGAGGAAAAACTGAAGAGAGCTAAAGCATGGGTAGTGAAATGGGGTATTGGTTTTACTATCGTGATTGTTGTATTGTGGCCCCTTCTGTCTCTTCCAATAG GAGTATTTAGTAAGGGTTACTTCACATTCTGGGCAGTGATTGCTATAGCATGGGGCACCATTGGTTCGGTGGTAATTATTGGTTTACCACTAATAGAAAGCAGGAAAACAATCCAGAGAGTCTTTATGGGCATGTTTACAAATGACAGGCTCATGGAAAAGGTTGAGGAGATGAATATCAAGTTGCAAACAATCATCTTGGCTATACCTGATGCAGAGAACATTTACTTGCTTGAGAAAGAGAAGGCTAAGAAAAAAGTAGCAACAGAGTGA